Within Aneurinibacillus sp. REN35, the genomic segment CGAACGAGTTCTTCCGCTACAAGCCACGCGTTCTTTTTCTGCTGATTTGCTACAATACCTATCGCCGTCACAACTAACACCTCGATTAGCTAGGGTGATATTGCCTGTTCCCTTATTATACATGCTTTCCCTTTGCCATGCATAAAAATACAAAAAAAGCAGGACATCCAATGGAGTTCCCGCTTATCTGTATCCATATATCTTCAAAAGGTTGTGTGCGCCTCGCTAACAATGTGAACAATGTCTGCTTCATGATCCACCGGCTCCTGCGCTCCTGCCTCTCTGCTCCATTCAAGGTGCAGCAGAAACTCGATATTTCCTTCCCCGCCGGTAATCGGTGAAAAGGACATCCCGCGCATCCGAAAGCCCAACGTCTCACTAAATCCAATCATTCTGCGCAATACTTCTTCATGTACGCGCGGCTCCCGTACAACTCCATGCTTGCCCACCTGCTCCCGTCCGGCTTCAAACTGCGGTTTTACGAGCGCAAGCACGCTCGCACCGTCCGCTAAAAAATTGGTTAAGACGGGGAGTATCAGACGCAGCGAAATAAACGAAACATCAATAGTCGCAAAGCGCACACGCTCGCCTTCCCATTCCTCTGCTTTCAAATGGCGGAAGTTCGTTCGTTCCATCACAATAACCCGTTCATCCTGACGCAGCGACCAATCCAATTGACCATATCCTACATCAATGGCATACACCAATCTCGCCCCATGCTGCAGCGCACAATCCGTAAATCCGCCGGTGGACGCACCGATATCCATCACGACCGCATCCGTAAGATCAATCGCAAATTCTCGAATCGCCTTTTCAAGCTTCAAACCACCACGGCTTACATACGGATGGACCTGCCCTTTTACCGTGATAGGCTTGTCTGTCTCTACCTTCATCCCGGCTTTATCGCAGCGTTCCTGTCCCACGAAGACAAGGCCTGCCATAACGGCAGCCCTCGCTTTTTCCCGGCTTGGAAAATATCCTTCCTGTACCAGGCGCACATCAATTCTCTCTTTTTTACTCATCGTCTACGCTCGCTGCCTCCTTGCCGGCCACAGGGAACGGACTTTCTCAGCCACATGTTCAGGTGTTAAGCCAACTTCTGCCCGCTGCTCTTTTACACTTCCATGCTCTATATAATAATCGGGAATTCCCATCAGTTCGACTACCGTATTGTGGTAACCTGCCTGCGCATAGCACTCAAGCACCGCACTGCCAAAGCCGCCCTGCACACAGCCTTCTTCAAGCGTAATGATCGTATAGCCTTCGCTCGCCAACGAGAAGAGCAGCTCTTCATCAAGCGGTTTAGCAAAACGTGCATTCACTACCATCGGATTAATTCCTTCTGCTGCCAGCACATCGGCCGCTTTCTGCGCCGTCGGAACCATATTACCAAAGGCAAGCACAGCTACATGCGCGCCCGGACACAGGATTTCCGCCTTGCCGATAGGAAGAACACTGAGTTCAGTGTCCATCTCTACACCTTCGCCATTACCGCGCGGATAACGTACCGCAATCGGTCCATCCTCATAGTGAAGGGCTGTATACATCATATGCTGCAGTTCATTTTCATCCTTTGGCATCATGATCGTCATATTCGGCAAACTGCGCATATAAGCGATATCAAATACCCCTTGATGCGTTTCACCATCAGCACCAACTAATCCGGCACGGTCAATCGCAAACGTTACATTCAAGTTCTGGCGGCATACATCGTGCACAAGCTGATCATAACCGCGCTGCAAAAATGTGGAGTATACGGCAAACACCGGTTTTAGACCTTGTGTCGCAATACCGGCTGCCATTGTTGTGGCATGCTGTTCGGCAATCCCCACATCGAAGAAACGCTCCGGATATTTTTTCGCAAACGAAGATAGCCCCGTGCCGCCTGGCATTGCCGCTGTAATCGCCACAATACGCGGATCGGTTTGAGCCAGCCTGTCCAGCGTTCGTGCAAAAATGCTCGTATAGCTTGGCGGACCTTCCGTTTTTACTACTTCGCCATTCTCAATCTTATACGTACCAACCCCATGGAATACATCCGAATCATTTTCAGCCGGGCGGTAGCCTTTTCCTTTTTTTGTAATCACATGAACAAGTACTGGACCTTTCGTATGAGCTGCCTGTCGCAGCGTCTCCATAAGCATCGGCAAATCATGTCCATCTACCGGTCCCAAATACGTAAAGCCCAACTCTTCGAACAATATTCCTGATACCATTAAATATTTTAGCCCGTCTTTGAGACGTTCTGCCAGCTTGGCCATTGTTCCGCCAACTGCCGGTACTTTTTTCAGTAAATATTCTACTTCTTCCTTCACCCGTTTATATCCATCGTTTGTACGCAGCTTGCCCAGATAGCTATGCAGAGCACCAACATTCGGAGCAATTGACATCTCATTATCATTCAAGATCACTGTCACATCACGCTTCTCATGCCCCATATGGTTCATTGCCTCAAGCGCCATCCCGCCTGTCAGCGCGCCGTCACCAATAACTGCGACAACCTTGCTCTTCTCTCGCTTCAAATCGCGCGCGATCGCCATCCCCATCGCCGCAGAAAGAGACGTACTGCTGTGGCCCGTCTCCCACACATCGTGTTCGCTTTCGCTGCATTTCGGGTAGCCGCATAGCCCTTTATACTGGCGCAGCGTATGGAAACGATCCATACGTCCGGTCAGCATCTTATGTACATATGCTTGATGTCCGACATCCCATACGAATTTATCTTTTGGGCTGTCAAAAACATAATGCAGCGCCAATGTCAGTTCTACCACACCAAGATTAGGCGCCAGATGCCCACCTGTCACAGATAGGTTCTTAATAAGAAATTCACGGATCTCTTCCGCTAATGTATTCAATTGCGATGGATGTAATTTTTTCAGGTCTTGAGGGGAGTTAATACCAGATAACAAAGAAAACTCCTCACTTTCAACGTTTCGTTCTATTTTTTCATAAATGGCATTACATATCATACCCGTTTTGTTATGAGTAAATCAACAACATGGTATCACAAACACAGCATAAACACCACTGATCAAAGAGCCAGCGATAAGATACTATGTTATCAGCTATACGAGAAAACAACAAAAAAGTAACAAAAATACCTCTCCTTTTCATACGCCATAGCTGTCGGCTGTGCATGAAAGAGAAGAGGTATGTAATATCTATTAATAATCCCGCTCAATCACAAAGGAAGCAAGCGCACGCAGTATTCGATCATCTGCCAATCGAGCTTCTAAGAGCGCCTGGTTGGCTTCATCCACCAAACGAGTCAGCATCTGACGGGAAGCCTCCATACCAATCAAAACCGGGTATGTCGATTTATGGCTCTTCTCGTCACTGCCTACAGGCTTGCCTATTTTATCTTGGTCTCCTATAACATCCAAAATATCATCTTGAATTTGAAATGCAAGGCCGATATTTGTCGCATAGCGCGTAAGAAGGTTTAGCTGCTGCTCAGTTGCACCCGCAAGAATAGCACCCGCACGTACACAGAATATAAGTAAGTCGGCAGTCTTGTGCTGGTGGATATACTGAAGTTGCTCCAATGTAAGCTGAACGTTCTCTCCTTCCATATCCGCACACTGACCGCCCACCATTCCTCGTGCTCCCGCATAGGAAGCGAGCTCACGCACAACTTGTACTACGCGAGAAGCGGGAATGTCTGCGGCTTCTGCCTCACAAACAATCTCAAACGCATACGTCAGCAGCGCATCGCCGGCAAGAATCGCTATCGCTTCCCCGTATACTTTATGATTTGTCGGCTTGCCACGGCGAAAATCATCATTATCCATTGCAGGAAGATCATCATGGATAAGTGAATACGTATGAATCATTTCTACAGCACAGCCTACAGAAATCCCGGATTCAATTGGCTTGCCCATCGCTTCAAGCGTTGCAAGTACAAACACAGGACGAAGGCGTTTGCCCCCGGCAAGCAACGAGTAGGCCATCGCCTCGCGCAGCGTTTCTGGAATATCTGTCTGATCTACATATGCAGCTAGGCGTTCTGCAATGACTTCCGCTCTTGTATGAATATATTCTTTTATCTGCATATCACTCACTCGCCGTCTTCCTCCAATTGAAACGCAATGCGGGTTTGTTCGCCCTCCTGCTCAAGCAGCATCTCAATCTTCTGTTCAACATCAGTCAATTTGCGGCTGCATAGCTTAGATAGCTCCATTCCATTCTGAAACAACTCAATCGCCTTCTCCAACGGTACATCGCCCGCTTCTAGCTGCCCTACAACATCTTCTAGCTGCTTCATCGCTTCTTCAAATGGTATTTCTGCCTTTTTCTTACTCATTAGTCTCCCCCTTTTGCGTCTCCTCTATCCGGCATACCAACGTACCATCCGCCAACCGAACAGACACTTGCTCGCCTTCTGCGGCCTGCTCTACTGTTGTCACCAACTTTTCGCCTTCTGACGTTTCCTTGAAAACGAGAGAATAGCCGCGCCGCATGACTTTTAGCGGACTAAGCGCATCCAACTTGTCTATATAACGATCAAGGCGACCGCTCTTCTCTCGAAGAAGAGCCCCCATTGAGCGCTGAAGACGCTGTTTACGATCATCTACGCGATCATTGGCACGTTGTACGGCGATGGACGGGTTGTGCTGTAGTAAATGTCGGTGCATCTCTCTCCATTGAGCCTGTTTCTGTATATGATAGTGTTCTCCTGCCCGCATAAGACGCTGTGTAAGCCGATCAAGTTCTTGCTCGTACTGCATAATATGGCGTTCCGGCTGACGCAGCACATAAGAACGCTGCATCCTCTCCAATCTCTCGCGCAGCCTGCGCACTTGATGGCGAAGCGAAGTAGACAAGCGGCCATTCAGCGCATCAATATGCCGTCCGATCTCTAGCATATGCGGAACCGCGATCTCTGCCGCCGCTGTAGGAGTAGCAGCACGAACATCGGCGACAAAGTCAGCAATTGTAAAGTCTGTCTCATGTCCCACAGCCGAAATTATCGGGATGCGTGAATGATACATGCTCCGCGCAACCGTCTCTTCGTTAAATGCCCACAGCTCTTCGATGGAGCCACCACCCCGTCCGACAATCAAGACATCTATATCCGAGAGCTCGTTCATTCGCTTAATGGCATCACAAATGGATGGCGCAGCATGCTCTCCCTGAACCGATACAGGATGGAGCAGAATATCAGCGGCCGGGTACCTGCGGCGAATGGTTGTAATAATATCTCGAACGGCTGCTCCGGTCGGTGAGGTAATCACACCAATACGGGAGGGATACGAAGGAATAGGCTTTTTCCACTGTTCAGCAAATAACCCTTCTTCTTCAAGCTTTGCTTTTAATTGTTCAAAAGCCATATACAGACTGCCGATTCCATCGGGCTGCATCTCTTTGGCATACAGTTGGTATTGTCCATCCCGCTCATACACAGAAACAGAACCTCGGATAAGCACCCGGGTTCCGTTTTTGGGAATAAATTTGAGGTACCGGTTATACCCGGCAAACATCACGCCTTTGATTTTGGATTCTTCATCCTTGACCGTAAAATACATATGCCCGCGCGAATGGTGCACAAAGTTAGACAACTCTCCTCGTACCCACACATCCTGCAGTACTTCGTCAAAATCGAACGCATCCTTAATGTAGCGCGTAAGGTGTTTTACTGAAAAAACTTGCCGGGTATCCTGCACAGCTCTCTTCCTTCCCTCGCTCTATTGCTTTTGTGCGACGCGCGCTGCCTTTTTCGCCGCCTCTACTGTATTCTTCATCAGCATCGTAATCGTCATGGGTCCTACACCGCGCGGCACAGGTGTCAGATAACTCGCTACTTCTTTAACAGAATCAAAGTGAACGTCGCCAACGAGCTTGCCTGCCGCATTGCGGTTAACTCCGACATCAATTACAACGGCACCGATCTTCACATGTTCAGCACCAATCATCTCTGCACGGCCTACAGCTACAACAAGAATATCTGCCTGGCGCGTGATAGATGGGAGATCTTGTGTCCGGGAATGAGCGATCGTGACCGTCGCATTTTCCTGTAATAATAACATAGCCACCGGCTTTCCTACAATATTGCTGCGCCCGATAACAACCGCATGCTTGCCTGCAATATCCTGGCCGGAACGCTTAATTAATTCAATAATGCCATGTGGTGTGCATGGAAGATAGCATTCGTTCCCGATCAGCATGTTGCCTACGTTAATCGGTGTAAAACCGTCTACGTCTTTCTCAGGACTGATCGCATCAATTACCGCCGTCTCAGAAATATGCTTCGGCAGCGGAAGCTGTACAAGAATGCCATGAATGTTCGGGTTCTGATTGTACCCTTCCACTAGTTGGAGCAATTCTTCCTGTGAAATCGAAGCGTCATGACGTACTACTTCAGAATAGATGCCGATCTCCTGACACGCTTTTTCTTTTCCTTTGACATAGGAATGAGAAGCAGGATCATCACCAATCAGGATGACAGCAAGCCCTGGATGAATTCCCTGCTCCTTTAACTGAACAACCTCTTCTTTTAACGCTGCGCGAATTTCTTCTGCTACTTCAGTACCCACGATAATATGTGCTGACATACATATCCTCCGTTCAAATGGAAATGTTGAGAAAGTTCAAGCTCTCCTCTTCCCTTTCAGTGTAGCGAATCAAACGGAAGAATGCAAAGACAAATTACGAAATATATTTCAATTTATAGCGTTTAATGTTCGTTTTTTAACCAATGTTATGCTGTAATAAACCAATACGCGCCACACCAAATGCATTATCTCCGGCATAAGCCGGATCGGCAAAATACAAACGAGCGCCTACTGCACGATGAGTCAACCGCTTCATAAGTCGATTCTTAATATATGAATTGGCTGAGACGCCGCCAACAATTAGGATATCTTTTGCATACCCGTTCTCAACAGCCGTGCGCAGTACCTTCTCCAGCGTCGCTGCCACACATTTCTCCGCTGCCCGGGCAATCTGTGCCGCAGGAACCTTCTGTTCCACGGCGCGCAGCAAAGCTGCTTCGGGTCCAGAAAAGCTGAATGTATATGCAAAGACCGATGATGGAACAGAGAAATCAGCATCATCGGCTCCTTTTGCCAACTCTTCGAGATACGGCCCGGCTGGAAACGGAAGACCCAGCGCCACACCAACGCGGTCAATAAGCTGCCCTGCATGTAAATCTTGCGTGCCACCAATGCACTCAATTGCATACCCACCGTTTTGCTTTGTGCAGTCTAGCAATTCACTCGTACCACCGGATAGATGCACGGCAAGAAACCGACCTGCACTAAGCGGAGCCGGCAATGTATATTCACCCGCAGCAATATGACCTTCCTGATGAGACGTGTAATAAAGTGGCACATCAAAGAAATAAGCCATCATCTCCGCTGCCATCTGTCCTGCTAAAAACACCGGCATATAGCTGCCTGCCGCAGGACGCGGTGTACGACTCACCGCAATCGCTATGATGCGGTGTTCCCCTTTTGCCATGTTTCGAGCCAGCTCCGGAAGACGCTTTACATGTTGAAATAACGCTTCCGATTGCTTAAGCCCTCGCTCCCCTTCCTTAACAGTCAAAAGCTGCTTGGCTTCAGCAATGATCTGCCCGGATGTATCAACGAGGCAAAGCGATGTCCGATAATTGCTCGTGTCGATACCAAGTACCGCATTCATGGGTTATACCCCTTGCTGATCGTTTTTTTGCAGGTCTTTTACCAGGCTTGATAGCACACCGTTGATGAATTTCGGCGAGTCATCCGTTCCATACATTTTAGCCAGTTCAACCGCTTCGTTCAGCGTTACCTTTATCGGAATGTCCTTACGATACATCATCTCATAACCAGCCAGACGTAAAATAGCACGGTCCACATTCGCTAAGCGTCCCATTGTCCAACCACGTAAATATTGGCTTACGGCTTGGTCAATTTCAGACTGATGAGCTGCCGTTCCTTCCACCAACTCAGTCAAGAACTCGAGGTTTCTCTCCTCATTTACCTGCTCATCCTCTTCTTCAAGCATGTTAGCAAGCACTTCCTTTGGCTCGGCCTGCGTCATATCAATAGAAAATAATACTTGTACCGCTTTCTCGCGGGATTGATGTCGGTTCATTCGTTACCACCTTTATCGTTGTCCATATTTACTAGTTTTGCCTGCGCAAAAAGTAACCATTCCTTGAGTTTATCAAAACCTTACTTCCTTGGAAATACTTTGACGGTACCATTTTACTGCAAAAAGCGCCAAATCCCTAATCATGAGATTTGACGCTTTCATAGTATGCTACATCCATAACACTTCTAGCGTTTGGTAAACTTTCCAGGAAGAATCCGATCAAGCACTTCTCCTACATCTTCTTCGTTGTCGAATTTACGACCAATATAAAAACCGGTCGCTACGAACACCGCAAACACAATCGTTTTGAGAAAGCCTACCCACAGAAAGAGCAGACCGAAGATAAAGCCTGCCGCAAGACCAAATGCTTTGCCCCGGTTCTCTAAAATCAATTGCCAGAACATGTGCATCCCTCTATTCTACCCGCCGGACACGTGCGCCGCCTCCGGGCTGAGCCACTTCAGACACAAGCACCGTCACCTCGGCAATCGAAAGTCCTGCAATCGTCTCGACGCGTTCTTTGATTACTTGCTGCACTTGCTCTACAAGGCCGGGAATCGGCGTCTCTCCGTCCACTGTAACTTTCACATGGATTGATGTCTTATTTTCTTCTGCACGGACACGCGCCTTCAGATCCCGTATACCTCGAATACGACGTGCAGCCGTGCAGGCTATACTCTCGATCGTATCAAGCGTAATCCGTACATCCCCGTATTCGGTCTGACTGTGTACAGAAACTCCTGCACGTCCCTTCTCTGCGCGAACGCGCATTCCGGTAAACAAAAACTTCAAACTGATAAGAAAGAAAATAGCGGCACAAGCGAAATACATAAGACCCACCTGAGACGATGTGTATATCTCTTCGATTGCGTTTGTGATGTAGGTCGACGAGATCAAATTCAGGCTCGTTGCCATAACAAATAACGAGATGACTACCAATGCTAGACTGTATAACGTAAGAATAAAACGATCAAATAAATTCACAGACGCCCTCCTACCAGCGAAACGAAAGACGGCTTCGCTTTACCGAACTCGGTGAACCTCTTCACTGCTGACGGATACTTTCTTTTCTTTTTCCTGCTTCAGTATCACATCGACGATATGTACATTTACATGTGCAACCGTCAACCCTGTCATGTTCTCAATCGACTCACGCACGTTTTCCTGTACTTTGTACGCTACATCAGGAATCTGCTGCCCATACTCTACTATAATATAAAGATCGATGGTTGCTTCCTTATCCTTAATGTCCACCCGTACACCGCGGCTGTTCTTGCGTCCGAGACGCTCTACAAAATCACTTACAATCCCGCTGCTCAATTCGATAACGCCCGTTACTTCAGAACTCGCCATATGGGCGATCACTTCAATAACCTCAGGAGCAATTTCGATTTTTCCTAACTCAAGCTGTGAGAATTCTATTCCATTATCCAATATAAAACACCTCCTCCAAAGTGCGCTTCCTTGCTTATTATAGCAAACGAAAGGAAAAGAATACAATTTGCGCCTTTGAAGAAGGTGTCGGTTTTAGCAATTATTCTTCAATTTTCAAGTCATACGTCTCTAAAAACTTCGTATTAAATGTTCCTTCTACGAATACTTCATGATCGAGCAGCTTCAGATGGAACGGAACGGTCGTATGCACACCTTCAATAACCATCTCAGAGAGCGCACGCTTCATGCGCTGAATCGCTTCTGTGCGGTCTTTACCCCAGACGATGAGCTTCGCCACCATCGAGTCATAGAACGGCGAAATCTGGTAGCCCTGGTACACAGCGCTATCCACACGTACGCCAAATCCGCCCGGCGGCAGATAGAACTGAATGGTACCTGGAGACGGCATGAATTTCTTAGCCGGATTCTCCGCATTGATGCGGCACTCAATGGCCCACCCGTCAATCTCTACATCTTCCTGCTTAAAGGACAGCGGATAATCTGCCGCTACCATAATTTGTTCTTTAATTAAATCGATTCCTGTAATAAGTTCGGTTACCGGATGCTCTACCTGAATGCGGGTATTCATTTCCATAAAGTAGAAGCGTCCGTCTTTATCAAGCAGGAATTCCACTGTACCCGCTCCATGGTAGTTTACAGCTTTGGCTGCTGCTACCGCTGCGCTTCCCATCTGCTGTCGCGTATCTTCATCAAGCGCAGGCGATGGAGCTTCTTCTACAAGCTTCTGATGGCGACGCTGAATGGAGCAATCGCGCTCGCCTAAGTGACATACATTACCATGCTTATCGGCAATGATTTGGATTTCGATATGACGGGTATCTTCAAGATATTTCTCAAGATATACGCCTGGATTGCCAAATGCATTCTTCGCTTCCTGCTGTGCCTGACGCACAGAGGAAACCAGTTCTTCTTGAGAACGCGCAACGCGCATACCTTTTCCACCGCCGCCCGCTGTTGCTTTAATAATAACAGGGTAGCCTGCGTCTTCAGCAATGCGAATCGCTTCATCAATGTCTTCAATCAGACCTTCTGTACCAGGAACAATCGGGACACCCGCGTTTTTCATTGTTTCGCGCGCGACATTCTTATCCCCCATCTTTATGATGGCCTGCGGTTCAGGTCCGATAAATGTAATATTGCAAGCGGAGCAAATTTCTGCAAAATCTGCGTTCTCCGCCAAAAATCCGTATCCTGGATGGATGGCATCTACTCCTGCCTTAGTGGCCACACTCATCAAGTTCGTCATATTCAAGTAGCTGTCTTTGGATGCAGTCGGCCCAATGCAGTATGCTTCATCGGCCAGACGTACATGCAATGCATCTTTATCCGCTACGGAATAGACGGCAACAGTCTGGATGCCTAGCTCATGGCAAGCGCGGATGACACGGACGGCAATCTCTCCACGGTTTGCAATCAGTACCTTTTTAAACATAGAATCCTCCCTACTCCGCCTTCACAAGGAAGAGAGGTTGTCCGTACTCTACTAGCTGTCCGTCTTCAACTAGTACTTTTACAATCTCGCCGGTTACTTCAGCTTCGATCTCGTTAAACAGCTTCATCGCCTCGACAATACATACGACAGTATCTCCTTTGATTTTGTCGCCTGCCTGTACGAATGGAGCAGCTCCCGGTTCAGCTGACTTGTAGAATGTACCAACCATTGGAGAGGTAATCTTGTGCAGTCCTGCTTCATCCACTGCTTCAGCAGCTACCGGTTCGGCTTTTGGTGCTGCCTGCGGTGCCGGTTCGGCTTTTGGCGCTGCCTGCGGTGCTGCTTGTTGTACCACAGGTGCTGGTGCCGCCTGAGGAACTTGTACTGTCTCTACAACCGGTTGGGAAACGTTTACAACATTTCCTTTTTTGATGCTAACTTTTGTACCGTCTTCCTCAATCTTAAACTCGGTAATAGCTGATTGGTCTACAAGCTTGATGATCTCTCTGATTTCATGGATTTTTAACATGCTTCGTCCACTCCTAACTTATTTATGGTCTATGTAGTAAAGCATCATCATGTATTATAACACAAAGTAAGCTGTTTAGTACTAGTCATGTACTGAATTATTTATGAATTCGAACACCATTTTATAATATATACAGCAAAAAAAGAAGAGGAACGGAGCCCCCGCCCCTCCCTCTTTCCTCACATTGTTTACGGTTTGTAGCTGACTACGATATTATTTCCCGGCACCTTCATATGCTGCTTCACAAGCCCAATAATTTCTACCACTTTATCTCGCTTTAAAGCTTCTGCCTGAACGACTACGCGCACCACGTCATCCTTGGCAATAACCACAACATCTTTATAATTGCCAAGTGATTTTACAAGCTCTTCTACCTGAGTTTGGTTGTCCTTTAGTGCGGCCAATTCCTCATATTTCTTCTTCGCTTCTGCAATGGCCGCAGGCTTCGCTTCGCTGTTGGTCATCACTTCCATAAAGCGGCCCATCTCTTGTTCTTGCTGGGCATCCCGCTGCATCTTATATCCGATGAAGTAATCATCAGATGGAGTCGTTACCGGCACACCTTCCGGCTGCTGTGCGATCTGCTTTGTCTCTACGCTGATGCCTTTATTGTCCGGCACTAATGCTTTGGGTACCGAAGCCGTATCGCTCATATTTCCTGTTGTCACAGGCACCTGTTCTGCAGGCCCCTGCACTAAATAATACGCCGACAGCACAACCAGGACGGCAAGCATGGACAATAACCAAACCGTTTGCTTTTTCAATACCATACGTACTCAGCCTCCTTAAGCTTTTTTGGGCAGAATTGAAATTTTATAGGAAGGGACAGCAAGTACTTTTTGTACCGCCTCCAATATCCACGCTTTAACCTGAAGATTCCCAGCTCCGGCTGCCACGACGACAACACCGCGAACTTTCGGTTTGACGGTTTTCATGACAACGGGTCGGTCTCCTCCTCCGTCTTTTGTGATCACGACCTGCTCCTGCATCGATTCACTGCTGATGTCACGAGTGGCACCTTTATCCGCTTCACGTGTTGTCTGCGTCTGTCTATTGGTATTTTTCTCAACAACGATTTCTTCCGTTGATTCAAGATTAACCATCACGGAAACCTCGCCTACACCCGTAATGGTCTGCAGTACATCCTTCAGCTTTTTCTCATACATTTTTTCATACTCTTCCATGGTGTATGATTCTTGCTTCTTCTGGGCAAATACCGCCTGTTCACCCTCCGCTTGCGACGGAGTGGGTGTAGCATGCGGCAACTGTTCTTCTAGATTGTAAAAGGAGCTAAACAGCATCATAGCTACACCCAGCGCACCTGCGATAATCAACCATTGCATAGCGCCCATCTTTTTGCTCCCGCCCTCTTTCTTGCTCATCCACTACCCTCCTCTCTTGCGCCCAACCACGTTACACGAACGGTATCCTGCGGCACATCCCACATACCGGCGATCGTTTCAGCAATGTTTCTTTCCATTCGGCTCTGTTCTGCAAGCGCTTCGACAGATGCCTCGCTTTGGGTTGAAGGTGGTGTTGTATCTTTTTGTTTCGTGAGTGCGATCTCTATTTGAACCGGCTCCATCGGCTCGACTGCCACGCGCTCGCTGCTCTGCCCCTTCGCCTCTGCATCCGTCTTTTTCTGTGCTAGTACAACTTCAATCCCTACGATTGGCTGCTTGGCCGTTTGATCTTGTGCATGCACTTTTACTTGAACGTTCTCTACCTTTACTCCATAATTTGCTTCGACTTGTTTTTTAATAAGCTCGCTGATTTGCGTTTGAACATAGCGTCTAGCCTCTGCATCATTTTGTTCAGCAAGTCTTTTGGCTAAC encodes:
- a CDS encoding TlyA family RNA methyltransferase, with the protein product MSKKERIDVRLVQEGYFPSREKARAAVMAGLVFVGQERCDKAGMKVETDKPITVKGQVHPYVSRGGLKLEKAIREFAIDLTDAVVMDIGASTGGFTDCALQHGARLVYAIDVGYGQLDWSLRQDERVIVMERTNFRHLKAEEWEGERVRFATIDVSFISLRLILPVLTNFLADGASVLALVKPQFEAGREQVGKHGVVREPRVHEEVLRRMIGFSETLGFRMRGMSFSPITGGEGNIEFLLHLEWSREAGAQEPVDHEADIVHIVSEAHTTF
- the folD gene encoding bifunctional methylenetetrahydrofolate dehydrogenase/methenyltetrahydrofolate cyclohydrolase FolD, yielding MSAHIIVGTEVAEEIRAALKEEVVQLKEQGIHPGLAVILIGDDPASHSYVKGKEKACQEIGIYSEVVRHDASISQEELLQLVEGYNQNPNIHGILVQLPLPKHISETAVIDAISPEKDVDGFTPINVGNMLIGNECYLPCTPHGIIELIKRSGQDIAGKHAVVIGRSNIVGKPVAMLLLQENATVTIAHSRTQDLPSITRQADILVVAVGRAEMIGAEHVKIGAVVIDVGVNRNAAGKLVGDVHFDSVKEVASYLTPVPRGVGPMTITMLMKNTVEAAKKAARVAQKQ
- a CDS encoding polyprenyl synthetase family protein; amino-acid sequence: MQIKEYIHTRAEVIAERLAAYVDQTDIPETLREAMAYSLLAGGKRLRPVFVLATLEAMGKPIESGISVGCAVEMIHTYSLIHDDLPAMDNDDFRRGKPTNHKVYGEAIAILAGDALLTYAFEIVCEAEAADIPASRVVQVVRELASYAGARGMVGGQCADMEGENVQLTLEQLQYIHQHKTADLLIFCVRAGAILAGATEQQLNLLTRYATNIGLAFQIQDDILDVIGDQDKIGKPVGSDEKSHKSTYPVLIGMEASRQMLTRLVDEANQALLEARLADDRILRALASFVIERDY
- the xseA gene encoding exodeoxyribonuclease VII large subunit produces the protein MQDTRQVFSVKHLTRYIKDAFDFDEVLQDVWVRGELSNFVHHSRGHMYFTVKDEESKIKGVMFAGYNRYLKFIPKNGTRVLIRGSVSVYERDGQYQLYAKEMQPDGIGSLYMAFEQLKAKLEEEGLFAEQWKKPIPSYPSRIGVITSPTGAAVRDIITTIRRRYPAADILLHPVSVQGEHAAPSICDAIKRMNELSDIDVLIVGRGGGSIEELWAFNEETVARSMYHSRIPIISAVGHETDFTIADFVADVRAATPTAAAEIAVPHMLEIGRHIDALNGRLSTSLRHQVRRLRERLERMQRSYVLRQPERHIMQYEQELDRLTQRLMRAGEHYHIQKQAQWREMHRHLLQHNPSIAVQRANDRVDDRKQRLQRSMGALLREKSGRLDRYIDKLDALSPLKVMRRGYSLVFKETSEGEKLVTTVEQAAEGEQVSVRLADGTLVCRIEETQKGETNE
- the xseB gene encoding exodeoxyribonuclease VII small subunit, producing the protein MSKKKAEIPFEEAMKQLEDVVGQLEAGDVPLEKAIELFQNGMELSKLCSRKLTDVEQKIEMLLEQEGEQTRIAFQLEEDGE
- the dxs gene encoding 1-deoxy-D-xylulose-5-phosphate synthase → MICNAIYEKIERNVESEEFSLLSGINSPQDLKKLHPSQLNTLAEEIREFLIKNLSVTGGHLAPNLGVVELTLALHYVFDSPKDKFVWDVGHQAYVHKMLTGRMDRFHTLRQYKGLCGYPKCSESEHDVWETGHSSTSLSAAMGMAIARDLKREKSKVVAVIGDGALTGGMALEAMNHMGHEKRDVTVILNDNEMSIAPNVGALHSYLGKLRTNDGYKRVKEEVEYLLKKVPAVGGTMAKLAERLKDGLKYLMVSGILFEELGFTYLGPVDGHDLPMLMETLRQAAHTKGPVLVHVITKKGKGYRPAENDSDVFHGVGTYKIENGEVVKTEGPPSYTSIFARTLDRLAQTDPRIVAITAAMPGGTGLSSFAKKYPERFFDVGIAEQHATTMAAGIATQGLKPVFAVYSTFLQRGYDQLVHDVCRQNLNVTFAIDRAGLVGADGETHQGVFDIAYMRSLPNMTIMMPKDENELQHMMYTALHYEDGPIAVRYPRGNGEGVEMDTELSVLPIGKAEILCPGAHVAVLAFGNMVPTAQKAADVLAAEGINPMVVNARFAKPLDEELLFSLASEGYTIITLEEGCVQGGFGSAVLECYAQAGYHNTVVELMGIPDYYIEHGSVKEQRAEVGLTPEHVAEKVRSLWPARRQRA